The Thermodesulfovibrionia bacterium nucleotide sequence CGGATTGATTTTCTACAATTTTGTGGATTGTCCTTATCGGACGCGATACCGGACGAAACTACTTTGTGCCGGTTCCGTAACCGGCTAGTGACCGGCGACCGACTAGATGATCTGCTGGCTTCTATTAATGAACAGCTCCAATCACACGGATTAATGATCAAGGGTGCGACGGGAGCGGTCATTGATGCCACGCTGATTGAGTCAGCGGCACGCCCTAAAAAGACTATCACCCTGGAGGTGGATGCCGAAGGTAAGGCTGTTCAGTTTGAAGATGGCAGTCAGCCTGGAATCAGCTGTACCGAAGAACAAAGTGCGGATCCGGATGCGACCTGGCTAAAGAAAGGCAAGAAGTCGCAGTTTGGCTACCGCAGTTATCTGGTAGTGGATGCTCAAGACGGCTATGTGCGCGGGATTCACACCGCTCCTGCCAACCAGAGCGAAATGATACATTTCGAAGCAGCTATCGATGTCGCGCATATCGAGGCGAATCGGGTGTATGCCGACAAGGGATCTGCCAGCAATGCCAATCGGCAATTTCTAAGAAAGCAAAAGATCAAGAGCGCAATCATGCATCGCGCGTATAAAAACAATCCACTTTCGTCACGACAGAAGCTGGCGAATCAATTGATCAGCAAAAAACGCTATATTGTCGAACAGTGTTTCGGCACAATCAAACGCTTATTCAGAATGGGACGCGCCAGCTACTTCGGTACGGTAAAAATCAACGCCCAAGTGATACTGAAAAGTATCTGCATGAATCTGAAAAAAGCAGCCAACAAAATCTTCGTGGATCAACCATTGAGGGGAGCAATCCGTCCAAATGTGGCATAAGGGGGGAAAGCTCCCCTGAAAAAGGAAAAAAATCTCACTTTTTTACCAAAATGACGTGCCAACAACTGTCATTTAGATTTTTCTCTTATCGATCACAACAAATTTACGAAGTTATGCAGAGGTCTTTGTAAGTAACTGGTAAGAAACGATTTCAAGCTTCTGGTGGAAGCATCGAC carries:
- a CDS encoding IS5 family transposase, with amino-acid sequence RIDFLQFCGLSLSDAIPDETTLCRFRNRLVTGDRLDDLLASINEQLQSHGLMIKGATGAVIDATLIESAARPKKTITLEVDAEGKAVQFEDGSQPGISCTEEQSADPDATWLKKGKKSQFGYRSYLVVDAQDGYVRGIHTAPANQSEMIHFEAAIDVAHIEANRVYADKGSASNANRQFLRKQKIKSAIMHRAYKNNPLSSRQKLANQLISKKRYIVEQCFGTIKRLFRMGRASYFGTVKINAQVILKSICMNLKKAANKIFVDQPLRGAIRPNVA